The following are from one region of the Gloeomargarita lithophora Alchichica-D10 genome:
- the dapB gene encoding 4-hydroxy-tetrahydrodipicolinate reductase — protein sequence MNGSIPVIVTGAAGKMGRQVIQAVAGSNDMILMGAVDRQHLGADAGEVAGVEALEVPITPDLQSLCALVAQEKQAGVLVDFTHPRSVYENIRAAIAYGVYPVVGTTGLSLEQIQALAEFCDKASMGCIIAPNFSIGMVLLQQAAIQASRYFDHVEIIELHHNQKADAPSGTALKTAQMLAEIGKTYNPPQVAETEALPGVRGGLGPEHIRIHSVRLPGLIAHQEVMFGSPGELYTLRHDTSDRSCYMPGVLLSIRKVRQLQQLVYGLEKILD from the coding sequence ATGAATGGGTCAATCCCGGTAATCGTCACCGGTGCCGCCGGTAAGATGGGTCGCCAAGTCATTCAAGCCGTGGCCGGTAGTAATGACATGATACTGATGGGAGCGGTGGATCGCCAACACCTGGGGGCAGATGCGGGGGAAGTGGCCGGGGTGGAGGCATTGGAAGTCCCAATCACGCCGGATTTGCAGTCTTTGTGTGCCCTGGTTGCCCAGGAGAAACAGGCGGGGGTCTTGGTGGATTTTACCCATCCCCGCAGTGTCTATGAAAATATACGCGCCGCCATCGCCTACGGCGTTTATCCAGTGGTGGGGACGACGGGGCTAAGTTTGGAACAAATTCAAGCTTTAGCGGAATTTTGTGACAAGGCCAGCATGGGCTGTATCATTGCCCCCAATTTTTCCATTGGGATGGTGTTGTTGCAACAAGCCGCCATCCAGGCATCACGTTACTTTGACCATGTGGAAATCATCGAACTACATCACAATCAAAAAGCCGATGCTCCCAGTGGTACCGCCCTCAAAACCGCCCAAATGCTAGCGGAAATAGGCAAAACCTATAATCCACCGCAAGTTGCTGAAACGGAAGCATTACCTGGTGTGCGTGGGGGATTGGGGCCAGAACATATTCGCATTCATAGTGTGCGTTTACCGGGACTCATTGCCCATCAGGAAGTGATGTTTGGTTCCCCCGGCGAACTCTATACCCTGCGGCATGATACCAGCGACCGGAGTTGTTATATGCCGGGGGTTTTGTTGTCAATTCGCAAGGTACGACAGTTGCAACAATTGGTCTATGGTTTAGAGAAAATTTTGGATTAA
- a CDS encoding glucose-1-phosphate adenylyltransferase — translation MKRVLGVILGGGAGTRLYPLTKLRAKPAVPLAGKYRLIDIPVSNCINSEIHKIYVLTQFNSASLNRHINRAYAFSGFVDGFVEVLAAQQTPDNPGWFQGTADAVRQYLWLFDTWDVDYYLILSGDHLYRMDYRDFIARHQQTGADITLSVIPVEEKPASAFGLMKIDETGQVVAFREKPKGEALREMRVDTTVLGLSPAEAQQKPYIASMGIYVFNKDILRKLLQEDTNRTDFGKEVIPTAIEEYKIQVYLFNDYWEDIGTIESFYEANLGLTKQPNPQFSFYDETAPIYTRPRYLPPSKLLDCEISESLISDGCILKNCRVRHSVLGVRSRIQAGCVIEDTLLMGSDFYEPYEQRFAEPSLNHIPLGIGENTVIRRSIVDKNARIGKDVQIINKDWVQEADRETLGFYIRSGIVVVIKNATIPDGTVI, via the coding sequence ATGAAGCGGGTGCTAGGGGTGATTTTGGGCGGCGGTGCGGGGACACGGCTGTATCCCTTGACCAAATTACGGGCGAAGCCAGCGGTGCCCTTGGCCGGAAAATATCGCTTGATTGATATTCCCGTCAGCAATTGCATCAACTCGGAAATTCATAAAATCTACGTCCTGACCCAGTTCAATTCGGCTTCTTTGAACCGGCACATCAACCGTGCCTATGCCTTTTCTGGGTTTGTGGATGGGTTTGTGGAGGTGTTGGCCGCCCAGCAGACCCCGGACAATCCGGGCTGGTTCCAGGGGACGGCGGATGCGGTGCGCCAGTACCTATGGTTGTTTGATACCTGGGATGTGGATTATTACCTGATTCTGTCCGGGGATCACCTGTATCGCATGGACTATCGGGATTTTATCGCCCGTCACCAGCAGACCGGGGCGGATATTACCCTGTCGGTGATTCCGGTGGAGGAAAAACCGGCTTCGGCCTTTGGTTTGATGAAAATTGACGAGACAGGGCAGGTGGTGGCGTTCCGGGAGAAACCCAAGGGGGAAGCCCTGCGGGAAATGCGGGTGGATACGACCGTTTTGGGATTATCCCCGGCGGAGGCGCAACAAAAGCCCTACATCGCCTCGATGGGCATTTATGTTTTTAATAAGGATATTTTACGGAAACTGTTACAGGAAGACACCAACCGCACGGATTTTGGCAAAGAGGTGATTCCCACGGCGATTGAGGAATACAAAATTCAGGTGTATTTATTCAATGATTATTGGGAAGATATTGGCACGATTGAATCATTTTATGAGGCCAATTTGGGGTTGACCAAACAACCCAACCCCCAGTTTAGTTTCTACGATGAAACGGCTCCCATTTATACCCGTCCCCGCTATTTACCCCCCTCAAAATTGCTGGATTGCGAGATTAGCGAGTCGCTGATTAGTGATGGTTGCATTTTGAAAAACTGCCGGGTACGCCATTCGGTGTTGGGGGTGCGTTCCCGGATTCAAGCGGGCTGTGTGATTGAGGATACGTTGCTCATGGGGTCGGATTTTTATGAACCCTACGAACAGCGCTTTGCGGAACCCAGCCTGAATCATATTCCCTTGGGAATTGGGGAAAATACGGTGATTCGCCGCTCCATTGTGGATAAAAATGCCCGCATTGGTAAAGATGTGCAAATTATCAACAAAGACTGGGTGCAAGAAGCGGACCGGGAAACCCTGGGTTTTTATATCCGCAGTGGCATTGTGGTGGTGATCAAAAATGCCACCATTCCCGATGGCACAGTGATTTAG
- a CDS encoding substrate-binding domain-containing protein yields MTPKFQKKYVRRRTVLSLGIMAAGLVVGLAPAPGSARTVVVVAGTELRQALLALKLRFEQSQPGVRLDLRFQGSQELANNYLDDQFRDFTPTILIPANGEILAKLAQDWRLRYNSEPFYAPPQAIAKTFLVGIVWPERAKVLFPQGRFDWGRVEQAMRGRQWSALGGPANWGSFDFKMTDPLRSNSGQLTLALWARQVLGEEPNANNLNTERVKALFTLIRQLVYEPPVSTDTLLEVFIAQGANEGDVAVVYESIALSRWPQARVSQKQGYQINYLSPTMETVSTAGVVRRHVSAALARSAQQFLDFVTAPDQQKILVQQGFRPVVGLDLTTVAESPWNQGIPGVQVSPSVERLPTPSVAVLQEIQKQWQRSG; encoded by the coding sequence ATGACCCCAAAATTCCAAAAGAAATATGTGCGCCGCCGCACTGTATTGTCGCTGGGTATTATGGCGGCGGGGTTGGTGGTGGGGTTGGCACCGGCGCCGGGGTCGGCTCGGACGGTGGTGGTGGTGGCGGGGACGGAATTGCGCCAGGCGTTGCTGGCCTTAAAACTGCGGTTTGAACAATCCCAGCCGGGGGTGAGGCTTGACCTGCGTTTTCAGGGTTCCCAGGAGTTGGCGAATAATTATTTGGATGACCAATTCCGGGATTTTACGCCTACGATTTTGATTCCGGCGAATGGGGAAATTTTGGCAAAATTGGCTCAAGATTGGCGGCTTCGGTACAACAGTGAACCGTTTTATGCCCCGCCGCAGGCGATTGCCAAAACCTTTTTGGTGGGGATTGTCTGGCCGGAGCGGGCGAAGGTGCTGTTTCCCCAGGGGCGGTTTGATTGGGGACGGGTGGAGCAGGCGATGCGGGGGCGGCAGTGGTCAGCCTTGGGGGGACCGGCCAATTGGGGGAGTTTTGATTTTAAGATGACTGACCCCCTGCGTTCTAATAGCGGCCAGTTGACCCTGGCGCTTTGGGCACGCCAGGTTTTGGGGGAGGAACCGAATGCCAATAATCTCAATACGGAGCGGGTCAAGGCGTTGTTTACGCTGATCAGGCAACTGGTTTACGAGCCGCCGGTTTCGACGGATACCTTGCTGGAGGTTTTCATAGCCCAGGGGGCGAACGAGGGGGATGTGGCGGTGGTGTATGAGAGTATTGCCCTGAGTCGTTGGCCGCAGGCGCGGGTTTCCCAAAAGCAGGGGTATCAGATTAACTACCTCAGCCCCACGATGGAAACGGTGTCCACTGCGGGGGTTGTCCGGCGGCATGTCTCTGCTGCCCTGGCTCGCAGTGCCCAACAGTTTCTGGACTTTGTGACCGCCCCAGACCAGCAAAAGATTTTGGTGCAACAGGGGTTTCGGCCCGTGGTGGGGCTGGATTTAACCACGGTGGCGGAGAGTCCTTGGAACCAGGGAATTCCGGGGGTGCAGGTGTCGCCGTCGGTGGAACGTTTACCCACGCCGTCGGTGGCGGTGTTACAGGAAATCCAGAAACAATGGCAACGGTCGGGATAG
- a CDS encoding single-stranded DNA-binding protein, with amino-acid sequence MGMNLVSLVGRAGRDPEIKYFESGSVKCSLTLAVNRRSKRTDEPDWFDLEIWGKTAEVAGNYVRKGSLIGVKGALKFDYWKDRNTGEERQKLLIRVDQLDLLGGRREENPEEEEGGS; translated from the coding sequence ATGGGCATGAATCTGGTTTCTTTGGTGGGACGGGCGGGGCGCGACCCGGAAATCAAGTACTTTGAATCGGGCAGTGTCAAATGTAGTCTGACCTTGGCGGTAAATCGCCGTTCTAAGCGCACGGATGAACCGGATTGGTTTGATCTAGAAATTTGGGGGAAAACGGCGGAGGTGGCGGGAAATTATGTCCGCAAGGGGAGTTTGATTGGGGTTAAAGGGGCGCTCAAGTTTGACTATTGGAAGGATCGCAATACTGGCGAGGAGCGGCAAAAATTGCTGATTCGGGTGGATCAGTTGGATTTGCTGGGCGGTCGGCGGGAAGAAAATCCTGAGGAAGAGGAAGGTGGGTCTTGA
- a CDS encoding hemolytic protein HlpA-like protein has protein sequence MSLKAPVVFLIFNRPELTQKVFQVIRQMAPQKLFIVADGARNDREVAVCESTRALVASIDWDCQVERNYAAENLGCRQRVSSGLNWVFEQTERAIILEDDCLPNTAFFRFCDELLERYHDQERVMAINGNNHQRGREISPYSYYFSKYFHCWGWATWRRAWQYYDVTMKLWPEFRDGGYVSWVSDSEYEQRYWLMKFEQMYQGKIDTWDYPFMFACLSQSGLVATPRVNLVANLGFGVNATHTHNPRSVFANMPTGELGGMQHPPFIGRSLVADQFVFDQVFDGAKLRQRDTLWGRFAQLKHRLGRLVKS, from the coding sequence ATGTCCCTCAAAGCTCCGGTGGTATTTTTGATTTTCAATCGCCCCGAACTCACCCAAAAAGTGTTTCAGGTGATCCGGCAAATGGCACCGCAAAAGTTATTTATTGTGGCGGATGGGGCGAGAAATGACCGGGAAGTGGCGGTTTGTGAATCCACCCGTGCCCTGGTGGCATCAATTGACTGGGACTGTCAGGTGGAACGGAATTATGCGGCAGAGAATTTAGGCTGTCGCCAGCGGGTATCGAGTGGGTTGAATTGGGTTTTTGAGCAAACGGAGCGGGCGATTATTTTAGAGGATGACTGTTTGCCCAACACTGCTTTTTTTCGGTTTTGTGATGAACTATTAGAACGGTATCACGACCAGGAACGGGTGATGGCAATCAATGGCAATAACCATCAACGGGGGCGAGAAATTAGCCCCTATAGTTATTATTTTTCTAAGTATTTTCATTGCTGGGGTTGGGCGACCTGGCGGCGGGCGTGGCAGTATTACGATGTGACCATGAAACTGTGGCCGGAATTTCGGGATGGGGGCTATGTTTCATGGGTGAGTGACAGTGAGTATGAACAGCGTTATTGGTTGATGAAATTTGAGCAAATGTATCAGGGCAAAATTGACACCTGGGATTATCCGTTTATGTTTGCCTGTTTGAGTCAAAGTGGTCTGGTGGCGACCCCTAGGGTGAATTTGGTTGCTAATTTGGGCTTTGGGGTCAACGCCACCCACACCCACAATCCCCGCAGTGTTTTTGCCAATATGCCCACCGGGGAATTGGGAGGGATGCAACATCCCCCTTTTATTGGCCGGAGTTTGGTTGCGGATCAATTTGTATTTGACCAGGTATTTGACGGGGCAAAATTGCGGCAGAGGGATACCCTGTGGGGGCGATTTGCTCAACTGAAACACCGCCTGGGTCGCCTGGTGAAATCCTAG
- a CDS encoding GerMN domain-containing protein: protein MIRSGLGWKSRRLWWLVLAASVVVGGVGGGTIWWVQHSRQTESQPFVVTAEQPRLYWLKIQQGQEMLVSDPLFTVPKDDPTAALRQAVNLILGSPPNEMTTAIPTGTRLLSLELKAGAVYVNLSQEFTTGGGSYSVIYRMAQVIYTASSLNPQAPIYLLIEGQPAPPIAGEGLVIDFPTTRRQFAQEAGLPLI, encoded by the coding sequence ATGATTCGCTCTGGTCTGGGCTGGAAATCCCGGCGGCTGTGGTGGCTGGTCTTGGCCGCATCGGTCGTGGTGGGCGGGGTGGGGGGCGGCACGATTTGGTGGGTGCAACATTCCCGGCAAACGGAATCCCAGCCTTTTGTGGTGACCGCCGAGCAACCCCGACTGTACTGGCTAAAAATTCAGCAGGGGCAAGAAATGCTGGTCAGCGACCCGCTGTTCACGGTTCCCAAGGATGACCCGACGGCGGCTTTGCGGCAAGCGGTCAACCTCATCCTTGGTTCGCCCCCGAATGAGATGACCACCGCCATTCCCACCGGCACCCGGCTCCTCAGTTTGGAATTGAAAGCTGGTGCCGTGTATGTCAATCTTTCGCAGGAATTTACCACCGGGGGCGGCAGTTACTCCGTGATTTACCGGATGGCACAGGTGATTTACACCGCCAGCAGTTTGAACCCCCAAGCCCCGATTTACCTGTTGATTGAAGGGCAACCCGCCCCCCCCATCGCCGGGGAAGGTTTGGTGATTGATTTTCCGACCACCCGCCGTCAGTTTGCCCAAGAGGCAGGTTTGCCTTTGATTTGA
- a CDS encoding ABC transporter permease, which yields MNTSWWAWRGLLILPVLWLGVFFVLPLGLLVVYSFLTHQGYGNVLWQWTGENYLRLLNPTYGEILLRSVGLALGTTLVCLVLGYPLALWLVSQPRPWRTVLLLLVIIPFWTNFLVRTYAWMVLLGHRGVINALLMGLGIISEPLNLLFTPFAVWIGLVYGFLPFMILPLYSTLEKFDFNLVLAAQDLGANFWQVCYRVLIPLSLRGMGVGCLLVFIPAVGAFVTPDILGGAKSLMVGNLVQNQFLKTLDWPLGAALSVVLMGLILLPIWLYLRLGEAGNRMNFSG from the coding sequence ATGAATACTTCCTGGTGGGCATGGCGGGGTTTACTGATATTACCAGTCCTGTGGTTGGGGGTATTTTTCGTCCTGCCCTTGGGCTTGTTGGTGGTCTATAGTTTTCTCACCCATCAGGGCTATGGCAATGTGCTGTGGCAATGGACGGGGGAAAATTACCTCCGTTTGCTCAACCCGACCTACGGGGAGATTTTGCTCCGTTCGGTGGGTTTAGCCCTGGGGACGACCCTGGTGTGTTTGGTACTGGGTTATCCGTTGGCACTTTGGTTGGTGAGTCAGCCCCGCCCCTGGCGCACGGTGTTATTGCTACTCGTAATTATTCCTTTTTGGACCAATTTTTTGGTACGCACCTACGCCTGGATGGTGTTGTTGGGACATCGGGGGGTGATTAATGCTTTGTTAATGGGATTAGGCATCATTTCTGAGCCATTAAATCTGTTATTTACCCCGTTTGCCGTCTGGATTGGGCTGGTGTATGGGTTTTTGCCATTTATGATTTTGCCCCTGTATAGTACCTTGGAAAAATTTGATTTTAATTTGGTGTTGGCGGCGCAGGATTTGGGGGCAAATTTTTGGCAAGTTTGCTATCGGGTATTAATTCCTTTAAGTTTGCGGGGGATGGGGGTGGGTTGTTTGTTGGTCTTTATCCCGGCGGTGGGGGCGTTTGTGACCCCGGATATTTTGGGGGGTGCCAAAAGTTTGATGGTGGGAAATCTGGTGCAAAATCAGTTTCTCAAAACCCTGGATTGGCCGTTGGGAGCGGCTTTGTCCGTGGTGCTGATGGGGTTGATTTTGCTACCAATTTGGCTGTACCTGCGCCTGGGGGAAGCGGGGAACCGGATGAATTTTTCCGGGTGA
- a CDS encoding SUMF1/EgtB/PvdO family nonheme iron enzyme translates to MFDQELLRHLYQDVRQKTLRLVEDLTLSQLHQQVHSEFSPLGWHFGHIAYTEALWLLGKSLPYPELIPIFRVDGYAKSQRCSILPQRKLLWDYVQTIREKVFAILPRITPKEERIWHWLIQHEMQHQETMTVIRALQGSLIPQIPEIFEQNAILTIPGGRVILGSDSVNALDNERPGYAQEIASFRISPAPVTQTEFAEFIAADGYHNPHWWSEAGWQWVQKEKITQPLYWQSKYKSLPVCGISYYEASAYCRFIGKRLPTEMEWEWAAQQGLPQQGRVWEWTNSWFTPYPGFTPYPYAGYSANYFDHQHKVLRGGSWATHGYLQRPSFRNWYQPHIRQMFAGLRWAED, encoded by the coding sequence ATGTTTGACCAAGAATTATTACGTCATTTATACCAAGATGTGCGACAGAAAACCTTGAGATTAGTCGAGGATTTAACCCTATCGCAACTGCATCAACAAGTACACTCTGAATTTAGTCCCCTGGGTTGGCATTTCGGGCATATTGCCTATACAGAAGCCCTATGGTTATTGGGAAAATCTTTACCCTATCCCGAATTAATTCCTATTTTTCGGGTGGATGGTTATGCCAAATCCCAACGATGTTCTATTCTGCCGCAACGGAAATTGTTATGGGATTATGTGCAGACGATTCGAGAAAAAGTTTTCGCTATATTACCCAGGATTACCCCCAAAGAAGAACGGATATGGCATTGGCTGATTCAACACGAAATGCAACATCAAGAAACCATGACGGTGATCCGGGCACTGCAAGGGAGTTTAATCCCGCAAATCCCAGAAATTTTTGAGCAAAATGCAATTTTAACCATCCCCGGTGGGCGGGTAATTTTAGGTAGTGATAGCGTAAATGCTTTAGATAATGAACGCCCCGGTTATGCCCAAGAAATTGCTAGTTTTCGGATCAGCCCAGCCCCGGTTACCCAAACCGAATTTGCGGAATTTATCGCCGCCGACGGTTATCACAACCCGCACTGGTGGTCTGAGGCGGGTTGGCAGTGGGTGCAAAAAGAAAAAATTACCCAGCCATTGTACTGGCAATCAAAGTATAAAAGCCTGCCCGTGTGTGGCATTAGTTATTACGAAGCGTCCGCGTATTGTCGTTTTATTGGCAAACGTTTACCCACGGAGATGGAATGGGAATGGGCGGCACAGCAGGGGTTACCCCAACAAGGACGGGTCTGGGAGTGGACAAATTCCTGGTTTACCCCCTACCCTGGTTTTACGCCCTATCCTTATGCGGGTTATTCAGCCAATTACTTTGACCATCAGCACAAAGTCCTGCGCGGGGGGAGTTGGGCGACCCATGGTTATTTGCAACGCCCGAGTTTTCGCAATTGGTATCAGCCCCACATCCGCCAGATGTTTGCGGGACTGCGCTGGGCAGAGGATTGA
- the radC gene encoding RadC family protein: MTNSYRLRICDLPATERPRERLLQQGVTALGTGELLAILLGTGSGKLSAVGLGQYLLQELGRHQQDALAVLREIKPAELMTLPGIGPAKATTILAAIELGKRVFLSRPLERTPIDSPELAVMALAPDLMWAETERFALLLLDVKHRLLGSRVLTIGTVTETLAHPREIFREAIRLGATRLIVGHNHPSGNVTPSTADLELTGQLLQCSKILDIPVLDHLILGQGNHCSLRSSTRLWEGYESLC, from the coding sequence ATGACCAATTCTTACCGACTGCGGATATGTGACCTGCCCGCCACCGAACGCCCCCGGGAGCGGTTGCTCCAGCAGGGGGTGACGGCGCTGGGCACGGGGGAATTGCTGGCGATTTTATTAGGAACCGGGTCGGGCAAGCTGTCAGCGGTGGGATTGGGGCAATATCTGTTGCAGGAATTAGGTCGCCACCAGCAGGATGCCCTGGCGGTACTACGGGAGATTAAACCGGCGGAATTGATGACCCTGCCGGGGATTGGGCCAGCGAAGGCCACCACGATTTTGGCCGCTATTGAACTGGGGAAACGGGTATTTTTGAGCCGCCCCCTGGAGCGCACCCCCATTGATAGCCCGGAATTGGCGGTCATGGCTCTGGCTCCCGATTTGATGTGGGCGGAAACGGAGCGGTTTGCCCTGCTGTTGTTGGACGTGAAACATCGCTTGTTGGGCAGTCGGGTGTTGACCATTGGCACGGTAACGGAAACCCTGGCGCATCCACGGGAAATTTTCCGCGAAGCTATCCGCTTGGGGGCAACCCGCCTGATTGTGGGGCATAACCACCCCTCCGGCAATGTTACCCCCAGTACCGCCGACCTGGAATTGACGGGTCAATTATTACAATGTAGTAAAATTTTAGATATACCGGTTTTGGATCATTTAATTTTAGGGCAAGGGAATCATTGCAGTTTACGGAGCAGTACCCGGTTGTGGGAGGGGTACGAGTCCTTATGTTAA
- a CDS encoding CHASE2 domain-containing serine/threonine-protein kinase, producing MKVGGWRAGIAVALVTLGVGLLDGVGGFTGSEWWVYDRLLRWQPGADPASPLVLVTITPADLQGRERVTDQELSDLLAKLVAERVAVVGVDVIRDVPVGGGLAAQKNLVQLVTRQANAPQGSLILTCFLPGETQAGVLPPPGLGDEAQVVGFADVLPDRDRVVRRSLLAQSPEADPARKSCQSRFSLGFLTALTYLAQQGYELTTTPAQELQINQAVIAPLSSDAGPYRGLDTAGYQVFLRFQPPQTLAPVVTMTQVLQGSTPFPLRHRLVLVGYAQGAAKQVITPLGALDSVEFHAQSTGQMLRVVLGGEPLLWWWPRWGQGLWLLGWSGVGALVGWRLRRRLDFELVLAPGGLFLVAGVASGLGGWVPLVAPGVAWLGTGLLVWWWLPRPLAVLRLRLTRALSPAMTLDPKGRYAVQTCLGQDGLGWVYEATDQHVGKTVVVRVLKLTPSPQRREELRQTFVAQVERYVALDNLHLIQILDFGLTKPGFPFYVREYLPGNSLRQRLRQQAQMAPLQAVVLVRQICKGLEPAHQQGWVHQDLKPEHIFLIPTGAKPPLGELVKIQDFGVTQWIQDSTADPTITASTTSLPYTAPELFLGATPQPSADVYSLGILLYRMISGVYPWPLTEAATYSQWLHAHQHQPPTPLSHPSTLAPILNRCLAKDPHQRYPSASDLDTALQNWQEYAAG from the coding sequence GTGAAAGTGGGGGGGTGGCGGGCGGGCATTGCCGTCGCATTGGTGACGCTGGGGGTGGGACTCCTGGATGGGGTGGGGGGATTCACTGGGTCGGAGTGGTGGGTCTATGACCGGCTCCTGCGCTGGCAACCTGGGGCAGACCCGGCATCACCCTTGGTATTGGTGACGATCACCCCGGCGGATTTGCAGGGGCGGGAGCGGGTCACGGATCAGGAGTTGTCTGACCTGCTGGCAAAATTAGTCGCTGAGCGGGTGGCGGTGGTGGGGGTGGACGTGATCCGGGATGTGCCGGTGGGGGGCGGGTTGGCGGCACAAAAAAACCTGGTGCAACTGGTGACCCGACAGGCGAATGCGCCCCAGGGTAGTTTGATTCTCACCTGTTTTTTGCCGGGGGAGACCCAAGCGGGAGTCCTGCCACCGCCTGGGTTGGGGGATGAGGCGCAGGTGGTGGGGTTTGCCGATGTCTTACCCGACCGGGACCGGGTGGTGCGGCGCAGTTTGCTTGCCCAATCGCCAGAGGCCGACCCCGCTCGTAAAAGCTGTCAGTCCCGCTTTTCCTTGGGATTTTTGACGGCGCTGACCTATTTGGCGCAACAGGGCTACGAATTGACCACCACCCCCGCCCAGGAATTGCAAATTAATCAGGCGGTGATTGCACCTTTGTCTTCGGATGCGGGGCCTTACCGGGGTTTGGATACGGCGGGGTATCAAGTGTTTTTGCGTTTCCAGCCGCCCCAGACCCTAGCACCGGTGGTGACGATGACCCAGGTGCTCCAGGGCAGTACCCCGTTTCCCCTCCGGCACCGACTGGTGTTGGTGGGGTATGCCCAAGGGGCGGCCAAGCAAGTGATAACGCCCCTGGGTGCCCTGGATTCAGTCGAATTTCATGCCCAGAGTACGGGTCAAATGTTACGGGTCGTCTTGGGGGGAGAACCCCTGCTTTGGTGGTGGCCGCGCTGGGGACAAGGGCTATGGCTATTGGGCTGGAGTGGCGTGGGTGCCCTGGTGGGGTGGCGACTGCGGCGGCGGCTTGACTTCGAATTGGTGCTGGCACCGGGGGGATTGTTCCTGGTGGCGGGCGTGGCGAGTGGGTTGGGGGGGTGGGTGCCCCTGGTGGCTCCCGGTGTGGCATGGCTGGGGACGGGACTGCTGGTTTGGTGGTGGTTGCCCCGTCCGCTGGCAGTTTTGCGCCTGCGACTGACTCGTGCCCTCTCCCCGGCGATGACCCTCGACCCCAAAGGCCGTTATGCAGTACAGACCTGCCTGGGTCAGGATGGATTGGGCTGGGTTTATGAGGCCACGGATCAGCACGTGGGTAAAACGGTGGTGGTACGGGTGTTGAAACTCACCCCCTCCCCCCAACGGCGAGAAGAACTGCGGCAGACCTTTGTGGCGCAGGTGGAACGCTACGTGGCCTTGGACAATCTGCACTTGATCCAAATTTTGGATTTCGGGCTGACCAAACCGGGATTTCCTTTTTATGTGCGGGAGTACCTACCGGGCAATAGCCTGCGACAACGGCTTCGACAACAGGCGCAAATGGCACCCCTCCAGGCGGTGGTCTTGGTGCGGCAAATCTGTAAAGGCTTAGAACCAGCGCACCAACAGGGTTGGGTGCATCAAGACCTGAAACCGGAACACATTTTTCTGATCCCCACGGGAGCCAAACCGCCCCTGGGGGAACTGGTGAAAATCCAGGATTTTGGTGTAACCCAATGGATTCAGGACAGCACCGCCGACCCCACCATTACCGCCAGCACCACCAGCTTGCCCTACACCGCTCCAGAATTATTTTTGGGTGCCACCCCCCAACCCAGCGCCGATGTCTATAGTTTGGGAATTTTACTTTACCGGATGATCAGCGGCGTTTACCCCTGGCCTTTGACCGAGGCGGCCACCTATTCCCAATGGTTGCACGCCCATCAACACCAGCCGCCGACCCCACTCAGCCACCCCAGCACCTTGGCACCCATTCTCAACCGTTGTCTCGCCAAAGACCCCCACCAACGTTACCCATCGGCCTCAGATTTAGATACGGCATTGCAAAATTGGCAGGAGTACGCCGCCGGTTAG
- a CDS encoding prepilin peptidase yields MTPPLMPLLVVLGACVGSFVNVVVYRLPRGLSVWHPPSHCPHCQTRLRPWDNVPVLGWLWLGGRCRYCGGGISWRYPAVEAATAAWFALVGWRFEVGFALVGAVVLGAWLLALALIDRDTLTLPDGLLKSGLVLGLLWQCTQGWPGVVGGIGGMVLGLWLLDGVGWLASVLLGQTALGGGDPKLAAMLGVWLHWQLLLVALFIAVLTGAVAGVGGRLTGRLTSGQPMPFGPFLALGGGVALLFGADLWHWYWGWFS; encoded by the coding sequence TTGACCCCGCCGCTAATGCCCTTGCTGGTGGTGTTGGGTGCCTGTGTCGGTAGTTTTGTGAATGTGGTGGTGTATCGCCTGCCCCGGGGGTTGTCGGTTTGGCATCCCCCTTCCCATTGTCCCCACTGCCAAACCCGGCTGCGCCCCTGGGATAACGTGCCGGTGCTGGGTTGGCTGTGGTTGGGGGGACGGTGCCGTTATTGTGGGGGGGGGATTTCCTGGCGTTATCCGGCGGTGGAGGCGGCGACGGCGGCCTGGTTTGCCCTGGTGGGGTGGCGGTTTGAGGTCGGTTTTGCCCTGGTGGGGGCGGTGGTCTTGGGGGCGTGGTTGTTGGCGCTGGCACTTATTGACCGGGATACCTTGACCTTGCCCGATGGCCTGCTGAAATCGGGTTTGGTGCTGGGGTTGCTTTGGCAATGTACCCAGGGTTGGCCGGGGGTGGTTGGGGGGATTGGGGGCATGGTGCTGGGGCTGTGGCTGTTGGATGGGGTGGGCTGGCTGGCTTCGGTGCTGTTGGGGCAGACGGCCTTGGGGGGGGGTGATCCGAAATTGGCGGCCATGCTGGGGGTATGGTTACATTGGCAATTGCTGTTAGTGGCTTTGTTTATCGCCGTTTTAACCGGGGCAGTAGCGGGGGTTGGGGGGCGACTCACCGGGCGATTAACGTCGGGGCAACCCATGCCCTTTGGCCCGTTTTTGGCCTTGGGGGGCGGGGTGGCACTCTTGTTTGGGGCGGACTTGTGGCATTGGTACTGGGGGTGGTTTTCCTAA